The genomic stretch CAAGGGCGACGAAGTCGTCGCGACATGGGGCGACGACAATAGGGATGCAGCCTCCAGCGCTCGGCGCAATCATCAGCTCGAGGTGCGCCGGCTCGCGCAGGACCAGGCCGGGCGCGAAGGCCGCTGCCGCACCAAAGTCGCCGCGTCGGGTGGCAGCGCGGTAAGCTGGATCGTGGCTCACATTCGTGCGGATCGGAAAGCGAAGCTGCGGGAACACCGCCTGGAGTGCATCGAACGCACCGACGCGTCGGGCCTCGCGCTCGTACAGCCGCCAGCGCTCGACGTGCGGCTCGTCGGCGAGCGGCCACCGCTGGGATGTGATTGGTGCGCGGTAGGGATTCTCGGTGTAGGCGAGCACCTCGCCCGCAACGTCGCGCGCCACGCCGAGGCGGTCGAGCAGTTGCGCACGTTCCTCTCTATGCCAGTTGCCGCCTTGCGAGCTCGGCGAACTTACCATCGTGCTCCATCAGCTCCCGATAGGTGCCCATCTCGACGATCTGTCCTCCTTCGAGGTAGCAGATCTTGTCGGCGTTGATCACGGTGCTCAGGCGATGCGCAATGACGATGCGGGTTGCTTCCATCTTGTCGAGGCTCTCGGTCACGATGGCCTGTGTGCGATTGTCCAGAGCGCTCGTCGCCTCGTCGAGATAGATGATCTTCGGCTTGCCGACGATCGCCCGCGCGATCATGAGGCGTTGCCGCTGGCCTCCCGACAGCGTCCCGCCGCCTTCAGATACGTAGGTATGCATACCCATCGGCATCTGGCGGATGTCCTCGGCGAGGCCGGCCTTCTCCGCCGCCTCCCACGCCTCCGCGAGGCTGCGCGACGTCACGCCGATGATGTTGCGATAGATCTCGGTCGGCATCACGCGACTCACTTGGAGCACCACGCCAATCTGCTGGCGTACCATCCGCAGGTCCAGCGACGACAGATCCTGTCCATCGTAGAAGATCGATCCGCTCGTTGGCTGCTCGAACCCCAGCATCAGCCGCATGAGCGTGGACTTGCCACAGCCCGACGGGCCAACGAAGGCGACGAGCTTACCGGGGTTGATCTTGAGCGAGAGGGTCTTGATGATCCAGGGGCCATCGCTGCTGTATCTGAAATGGACGTGCGACAGCTCGATCTCGCCCCGAAGCTTCCCCGGGAACGCCTTCGAGCGGTCGACTTCAGGGGACGTCGTCAGGATCGGCTTCAAGCGCTCGTAGAACGGGAGGATGCGGAGCAATTGGAGCGACGCATCACCCAGCGCCTGCATCGCCGCAAGAAAGAGCCCGTAGGCCGCAGTGAACGCAATGAAATCGCCGGTCGTGAGTCCCGGCTCGTTGGATGCGGCGGCCCGCTGCTGCTCGCCGATGACGACATAGAAGATGGCGATCGACGACACCACCGGGAACACAGCGCTGAAGACGGCGACGGCGCTCTGGATGGTGCCAACCGTGAAGCTCAGACGACGCTGCCGAGCAAACTGCTGCGCCCAGACGCGGAAGGCATGCGGCTCTGCCCCAGAGATACGCAGCTTCGAGACGCCGCTGATCAAGTTGAGCACGAGACCGGCGATCTGACCGATCAATTGAACTTCTCTGCGCTGGTATCGGAGCTGTGAGTAGTTGCCGACCAGGGTGACGCTCACGTAGACGATCGTCAACGCGACCGCCAACAGCGCCAGGTGCATGCTGTAGGTGAACATCTGGACGACAAAGAACACCCCGCTCAGCGAGCCCAGAATCGCCGCGACGCCGGCACCGGAGATCAGTTGCTGAATCTGATCGACACCGTTCGCGCGATCGGCGAGGTCTCCCGCAGCATACGTCCGGAAGAAATTCGCGGGCAGGTTCAACAACCGATCCCAGATCGCCGTCTGCAGCGCGTTTTCCATCCGGGCCTGTAAGCGCACGGTCGCGACGCCCTGGGTCAGCTTGAAGAGCGATCCCGCGAGCGCCGCGAGAAACAGCGCCAGGCCGAAGACCACGAGTGATGAACGGTCCGCCTGCGGGATCGCCGAGTCGAAGAGCTGACCCGTGAGGTAAGGCGTTGCCGTGCCGAAGATGCCGATCGCGATGGCGGTGACAACGAGCCACCGGACGTCGCTCTTGACGCCGCGTGCCGCGAACCGGCCAACGTCGACCACCGACAGCGGCCCGTCCGGAAACGGACGGTAGAACGTGTAGGCGAACGGGGCGAGTCGCGCCGCCACCGCTTCGGTGACCGGCGCGCGACGCCCCGATCTGGGATCGACATACACGTACTCGTTTGCGCCTCCCGGCAGCAGCGCGACCGGGAGGGCGCTTTCGCTGAGCTGCCCCAGCA from Luteitalea sp. encodes the following:
- a CDS encoding NHLP bacteriocin export ABC transporter permease/ATPase subunit, yielding MASTTPDPHVTEMVFLLRVVATTEGQPSDHAIRVDSSVIIGRDGSCGVVLTDPSVSRRHARVEWTPSGIRVVDLGSGNGVWVGADRVAETVVAPGQQFRIGSTVFECRPLTGGVSSPVEAQPVAPRAPAPPLALKVVHGGEHVREGTIFQLDGDAATIGRAPSSDIVLGEKHVSRRHARLERTSSGLRIVDLDSQGGVWMGSRQVASADLRPGDQIRIGHQIVLECLGQDDPTAQVDLNILDFSETVVIPAPASLLARTRRIEDEGELIEAVAHHPFLLDDSTSLWYVVSGGLLVFTVALEKGHPVGPRSHFLGVMPGQCCFGFDLRRPGCDSGFLAVAKPGTWLRRIGLSRLRELARTPQQVDTIAALVDTWITTLSKALARDIPVKRAGEQVLESGRTCTLDRESKATAAEGVLWVDAWSGGILFDDLSTPVFPRKRALFPVTPDSWIRPIGDELGDLTLTPRPTAEVIRETAFWHSLDVFHQVLYECQFVAKQLAAAEEYVRLRRKARHQDEAQEAAYDAIGAVLRAEAVTPREFLDSVATEPVLKACTLVGHALGMDVRRPPASAEDLTYEEMVSAIATASAFRTRVVALRDDWWSRDHGPLLGQLSESALPVALLPGGANEYVYVDPRSGRRAPVTEAVAARLAPFAYTFYRPFPDGPLSVVDVGRFAARGVKSDVRWLVVTAIAIGIFGTATPYLTGQLFDSAIPQADRSSLVVFGLALFLAALAGSLFKLTQGVATVRLQARMENALQTAIWDRLLNLPANFFRTYAAGDLADRANGVDQIQQLISGAGVAAILGSLSGVFFVVQMFTYSMHLALLAVALTIVYVSVTLVGNYSQLRYQRREVQLIGQIAGLVLNLISGVSKLRISGAEPHAFRVWAQQFARQRRLSFTVGTIQSAVAVFSAVFPVVSSIAIFYVVIGEQQRAAASNEPGLTTGDFIAFTAAYGLFLAAMQALGDASLQLLRILPFYERLKPILTTSPEVDRSKAFPGKLRGEIELSHVHFRYSSDGPWIIKTLSLKINPGKLVAFVGPSGCGKSTLMRLMLGFEQPTSGSIFYDGQDLSSLDLRMVRQQIGVVLQVSRVMPTEIYRNIIGVTSRSLAEAWEAAEKAGLAEDIRQMPMGMHTYVSEGGGTLSGGQRQRLMIARAIVGKPKIIYLDEATSALDNRTQAIVTESLDKMEATRIVIAHRLSTVINADKICYLEGGQIVEMGTYRELMEHDGKFAELARRQLA